The following are from one region of the Georgenia sp. M64 genome:
- a CDS encoding nitroreductase family deazaflavin-dependent oxidoreductase, with translation MRRLPRAVARAPVPIFRAGLGPLLGGALVMVEHRGRVTGRSRTVVLEVVERAGRAGRGGVPTIVVVAGFGPGSQWYRNVAAEPRVRVWWGTRRAVPAVAELLGPVGSAEVLRRYRAAHPWRARFVSRALGVPALASGPVDAGLVARLPAVRLRPVR, from the coding sequence GTGCGCCGGCTGCCACGGGCCGTCGCCCGCGCGCCGGTGCCGATCTTCCGGGCGGGCCTGGGTCCGCTCCTGGGCGGGGCGCTGGTGATGGTCGAGCACCGCGGGCGGGTCACGGGCCGGTCCCGCACCGTCGTCCTGGAGGTGGTGGAGCGGGCCGGCCGGGCGGGTCGCGGCGGCGTGCCCACGATCGTCGTCGTCGCGGGGTTCGGCCCAGGCTCGCAGTGGTACCGCAACGTGGCGGCCGAGCCGCGCGTGCGGGTGTGGTGGGGGACCCGGCGCGCGGTGCCGGCGGTCGCGGAGCTGCTCGGCCCGGTCGGGAGCGCGGAGGTCCTCCGCCGCTACCGGGCGGCTCACCCCTGGCGGGCGAGGTTCGTCTCCCGCGCCCTCGGGGTGCCGGCACTGGCGTCGGGACCGGTCGACGCCGGTCTGGTCGCCCGGCTGCCGGCGGTGCGTCTACGGCCGGTCCGCTGA
- a CDS encoding HAD-IIA family hydrolase, with protein sequence MDARRAVLLDVDGVLTVSWRPLPGAVEALAALRERDLDLLLVTNTTSRPRASVVAGLRTAGFDVAASEVLTAPVLTAAYLAEHHPGARCLLLSNGDIAEDLPGVDLVTDPDANADVVLLGGAGPELSYEALDRAFRTLRAGAVLVAMHRNLFWRTDVGLQLDTGAFLAGLERAAGVEAVVVGKPARAFFTTALAVLGAAPGDAVMVGDDVDADVLAAQACGLTGVLVRTGKYLPGAESSAHGEADVVLDSIADLPSWLDR encoded by the coding sequence ATGGACGCCAGACGTGCCGTCCTGCTCGACGTCGACGGCGTGCTCACCGTCTCCTGGCGGCCGCTGCCAGGCGCGGTGGAGGCCCTCGCCGCGCTGCGCGAGCGCGACCTGGACCTGCTCCTCGTCACCAACACCACCTCGCGCCCGCGTGCCTCCGTCGTCGCCGGGCTGCGGACCGCGGGGTTCGACGTCGCGGCCTCGGAGGTGCTCACCGCCCCCGTGCTCACGGCCGCGTACCTCGCCGAGCACCACCCCGGCGCCCGGTGCCTCCTGCTGAGCAACGGCGACATCGCCGAGGACCTCCCCGGCGTCGACCTCGTCACCGACCCTGACGCGAACGCCGACGTGGTGCTGCTCGGTGGCGCCGGGCCCGAGCTCTCCTACGAGGCCCTCGACCGGGCCTTCCGCACGCTGCGAGCCGGCGCCGTCCTCGTGGCGATGCACCGCAACCTGTTCTGGCGCACCGACGTCGGTCTCCAGCTCGACACCGGCGCGTTCCTCGCCGGGCTCGAGCGGGCCGCCGGCGTCGAGGCCGTGGTGGTGGGCAAACCCGCCCGGGCGTTCTTCACCACCGCCCTCGCCGTGCTGGGTGCGGCACCCGGCGACGCGGTCATGGTGGGCGACGACGTCGACGCCGACGTGCTCGCCGCCCAGGCGTGCGGGCTGACCGGCGTCCTCGTGCGCACCGGCAAGTACCTGCCCGGGGCGGAGAGCTCGGCCCACGGCGAGGCCGACGTCGTCCTCGACTCGATCGCCGACCTCCCGTCCTGGCTCGACCGCTGA
- a CDS encoding DEAD/DEAH box helicase, whose product METTTAQQDLRDRAEEALRALVGRPDARLREDQWSAVEALVAHRRRALVVEATGWGKSAVYFVATVLLRAGTGDGPPAGPTVIVSPLLALMRDQIAAAARAGIRAVTINSANVTEWEGVHAAIAAGEVDVLLCSPERLNNPGFRDEVLPRLAASAGLVVVDEAHCISDWGHDFRPDYRRIRTLLEDLPSGIPVLATTATANARVSADVAEQLGVGRGEDGVLVLRGGLDRPSLHLGVLELADQAARVAWLAGQLGRWSGSGIVYAMTVSSAQQVAEQLRLAGHEVRAYTGQTDTAEREQLEADLKENRVKALVATSALGMGFDKPDLAFVVHLGAPSSPVAYYQQVGRAGRGVDRADVVLLPGREDQDIWAYFGSLAFPPEPAVRATLATLADGGTMSTAALEPMVDLRRNRLETMLKVLDVDGAVRRVRGGWETTGAPWTYDTERYARVSATRRAEQDAMVAYQRLGTGACRMAYLRDQLDDPDLEPGWRCGRCDLCGGLDLVAEVDDGALRDARAAMDRPGIEVAARRQWPSGMETLGISVRGRISAEDRAEDGRALARLDGLGWSGPLRDLFEPARGDAPGRAAPSVAAGTAAAHDPSGAVGSGAPGPGAPGSGAPGSGAQEAAHGADGMLPAALRRPVETVLREWAPALRRGDGSPGVDGVVVVGSATRPRLVAHLAAGVAKILGVPVVGAVSPDPQQAPGRHDVNSAQRLAAVERRLRLDLGEAALAGLPGRTVVLVDDLTDSGWTLTVAARLLRRAGAGAVHPFVLAVR is encoded by the coding sequence GTGGAGACGACGACGGCACAGCAGGACCTGCGCGACCGGGCCGAGGAGGCCCTGCGCGCCCTCGTGGGCCGTCCCGACGCCCGGCTGCGCGAGGACCAGTGGAGCGCTGTCGAGGCCCTCGTGGCGCACCGGCGCCGGGCGCTCGTGGTCGAGGCGACCGGCTGGGGGAAGTCGGCGGTGTACTTCGTCGCGACGGTTCTGCTCCGTGCCGGCACCGGCGACGGCCCGCCGGCCGGCCCGACCGTGATCGTCTCGCCGCTGCTCGCCCTCATGCGCGACCAGATCGCCGCGGCGGCCCGGGCCGGCATCCGCGCGGTGACGATCAACTCCGCGAACGTCACCGAGTGGGAGGGCGTCCACGCGGCGATCGCCGCCGGCGAGGTCGACGTCCTGCTGTGCTCGCCGGAGCGGCTCAACAACCCCGGCTTCCGGGACGAGGTCCTCCCCCGTCTGGCCGCGAGCGCCGGGCTGGTGGTCGTCGACGAGGCGCACTGCATCTCCGACTGGGGGCACGACTTCCGGCCCGACTACCGGCGCATCCGCACCCTGCTGGAGGACCTGCCGAGCGGCATCCCGGTGCTGGCCACCACCGCCACCGCCAACGCGCGGGTGAGCGCCGACGTCGCCGAGCAGCTGGGGGTGGGCCGAGGCGAGGACGGCGTCCTGGTCCTGCGCGGCGGCCTCGACCGCCCCTCCCTCCACCTCGGCGTGCTGGAGCTGGCCGACCAGGCGGCCCGGGTGGCGTGGCTCGCGGGCCAGCTGGGCCGGTGGTCCGGCTCGGGCATCGTCTACGCGATGACGGTCTCATCGGCGCAGCAGGTGGCCGAGCAGCTGCGGCTGGCCGGCCACGAGGTGCGCGCCTACACCGGCCAGACCGACACCGCCGAGCGCGAGCAGCTCGAGGCCGACCTCAAGGAGAACCGTGTCAAGGCCCTCGTGGCGACCTCGGCCCTCGGGATGGGCTTCGACAAGCCCGACCTCGCCTTCGTCGTCCACCTCGGGGCCCCGTCCTCGCCGGTCGCCTACTACCAGCAGGTCGGCCGCGCCGGGCGCGGCGTCGACCGGGCCGACGTCGTCCTGCTCCCCGGCCGTGAGGACCAGGACATCTGGGCGTACTTCGGCTCCCTCGCCTTCCCGCCGGAGCCCGCCGTGCGGGCCACCCTGGCGACCCTGGCCGACGGCGGGACGATGTCGACGGCGGCGCTCGAGCCGATGGTCGACCTGCGCCGCAACCGGCTCGAGACGATGCTCAAGGTCCTCGACGTCGACGGCGCGGTGCGCCGGGTGCGCGGCGGCTGGGAGACCACCGGGGCGCCGTGGACCTACGACACCGAGCGCTACGCCCGGGTGAGCGCGACCCGCCGGGCCGAGCAGGACGCCATGGTGGCCTACCAGCGGCTGGGCACCGGTGCGTGCCGGATGGCCTACCTGCGCGACCAGCTCGACGACCCCGACCTCGAGCCCGGGTGGCGCTGCGGCCGGTGCGACCTGTGCGGCGGGCTGGACCTCGTCGCCGAGGTCGACGACGGCGCCCTGCGCGATGCCCGCGCGGCCATGGACCGTCCAGGGATCGAGGTGGCCGCCCGGCGGCAGTGGCCCTCGGGCATGGAGACCCTCGGCATCTCGGTGCGGGGCCGGATCTCCGCCGAGGATCGGGCCGAGGACGGCAGGGCGCTCGCGCGCCTGGACGGGCTGGGCTGGTCGGGCCCCCTGCGTGACCTCTTCGAGCCCGCCCGGGGGGATGCGCCCGGCCGGGCCGCACCGTCCGTCGCCGCCGGGACGGCCGCGGCCCACGACCCCTCCGGCGCCGTGGGCTCCGGCGCTCCCGGCCCGGGCGCCCCCGGCTCCGGCGCTCCCGGCTCCGGCGCCCAGGAGGCCGCGCACGGTGCGGACGGGATGCTCCCCGCCGCCCTGCGCCGGCCGGTCGAGACCGTGCTGCGCGAGTGGGCCCCGGCGCTGAGGCGCGGTGACGGCTCCCCCGGTGTGGACGGCGTGGTGGTGGTCGGCTCGGCCACCCGGCCCCGGCTCGTGGCGCACCTCGCGGCCGGCGTCGCCAAGATCCTCGGCGTCCCGGTGGTGGGCGCCGTCTCGCCGGACCCGCAGCAGGCCCCCGGCCGCCACGACGTCAACTCGGCGCAGCGGCTGGCCGCCGTGGAGCGCCGGCTGCGCCTCGACCTCGGCGAGGCCGCCCTGGCCGGGCTGCCCGGGCGCACCGTCGTCCTCGTGGACGACCTCACCGACTCGGGGTGGACCCTCACCGTCGCGGCCCGGCTGCTGCGTCGCGCCGGCGCGGGTGCCGTCCACCCCTTCGTCCTGGCCGTGCGCTGA
- a CDS encoding universal stress protein, translating to MSTTTAPVGSVVVGTDGSPHAEVALDWAAAEAARRGTGLHVLYAYPWLARARAWEFAPDLAELTHGDDVVAAAAARARSARPGLTVTTEVVVDDPSVAITLASCDAAVVVVGARGLGAVAEVLGSVSLRVAEHAYAPVVVVRADGFAEDTRRVAVGLDPHDDDGETLRYALDDARRRKVGLLAVQGVQLRTEHPDDVYVQRLTEVVEAGESRVRDRLDVWRERYPDVPVELRQVREHPADALADAAAECAVVVVGSRGHGGLAGLLLGSVSRALLHRAPVVAVVRHVRE from the coding sequence ATGTCCACCACCACGGCACCGGTCGGCAGCGTGGTCGTCGGGACCGACGGCTCCCCCCACGCCGAGGTCGCGCTCGACTGGGCGGCCGCGGAGGCCGCCCGGCGCGGGACCGGCCTGCACGTCCTCTACGCCTACCCCTGGCTCGCCCGGGCGCGGGCCTGGGAGTTCGCCCCCGACCTGGCAGAGCTCACCCACGGCGACGACGTCGTCGCCGCCGCGGCCGCGCGCGCCCGGTCCGCCCGCCCGGGCCTGACGGTGACGACGGAGGTCGTGGTCGACGACCCGTCGGTGGCCATCACCCTCGCCTCCTGCGACGCCGCCGTGGTCGTCGTCGGCGCGCGGGGGCTGGGTGCGGTGGCCGAGGTCCTCGGCTCGGTGTCCCTGCGGGTGGCCGAGCACGCGTACGCCCCGGTCGTCGTGGTCCGCGCGGACGGGTTCGCCGAGGACACCCGGCGGGTGGCCGTGGGCCTGGACCCCCACGACGACGACGGCGAGACCCTGCGCTACGCCCTCGACGACGCCCGTCGGCGCAAGGTGGGTCTCCTCGCCGTCCAGGGGGTGCAGCTGCGCACCGAGCACCCCGACGACGTCTACGTCCAGCGCCTGACCGAGGTCGTCGAGGCGGGGGAGAGCCGCGTCCGCGACCGGCTCGACGTCTGGCGGGAGCGGTACCCCGACGTGCCCGTCGAGCTGCGCCAGGTGCGCGAGCACCCGGCCGACGCGCTCGCCGACGCGGCGGCCGAGTGCGCCGTCGTGGTCGTGGGCAGCCGCGGGCACGGCGGCCTGGCCGGGCTCCTGCTCGGGTCCGTCAGCCGCGCACTGCTCCACCGCGCCCCGGTCGTCGCGGTGGTGCGGCACGTGCGCGAGTGA
- a CDS encoding histidinol-phosphate transaminase, protein MTTPPDNAVRLPLRPGLEGLTPYGAPQLAVPVLLNVNENPYPPSAGVVADIAAAVAEAAGGLNRYPDRDFPRLREELAAYLAAESGVELDPGQVWAANGSNEVMLHLLQAFGGPRRTVLSFAPTYSMYPEYARDTLTGWVAGRREEDFSLDVGHVRALIDEVRPAVVLLASPNNPTGTALDLATVGAVCEATLTSGPAGPDGAPTASVVVVDEAYGEFRRAGTPSALTLLARYRHLAVSRTMSKAFGMAGLRLGYLAAAQELVDHLRVVRLPYHLSALTQAAALAALRHREELMGQVASLRAERDALVVWLRGRGLEVADSDANFVLFGRFDDRSAVWQGLLERGVLIREVGPDGWLRVSVGTPEETAAFRAALVEVLGR, encoded by the coding sequence GTGACCACACCGCCCGACAACGCCGTGCGCCTGCCCCTGCGCCCCGGCCTGGAGGGGCTCACCCCGTACGGCGCCCCCCAGCTGGCCGTGCCGGTCCTCCTCAACGTCAACGAGAACCCCTACCCGCCGTCCGCGGGCGTCGTCGCGGACATCGCCGCGGCCGTCGCCGAGGCGGCCGGCGGGCTCAACCGCTACCCCGACCGGGACTTCCCCCGGCTGCGCGAGGAGCTCGCCGCGTACCTCGCCGCGGAGTCCGGCGTCGAGCTCGACCCCGGGCAGGTCTGGGCGGCCAACGGGTCCAACGAGGTCATGCTCCACCTCCTCCAGGCCTTCGGGGGGCCGCGGCGCACGGTCCTGTCCTTCGCGCCCACCTACTCGATGTACCCCGAGTACGCCCGCGACACCCTCACGGGCTGGGTCGCGGGACGCCGCGAGGAGGACTTCTCCCTCGACGTCGGCCACGTCCGCGCCCTCATCGACGAGGTCCGCCCCGCCGTGGTGCTCCTCGCCAGCCCGAACAACCCGACCGGCACCGCCCTGGACCTGGCCACCGTCGGGGCGGTCTGCGAGGCCACGCTCACCTCCGGACCGGCGGGTCCGGACGGCGCACCCACCGCGAGCGTCGTCGTCGTCGACGAGGCCTACGGGGAGTTCCGCCGTGCGGGGACCCCGTCCGCGTTGACCCTGCTCGCCCGGTACCGCCACCTCGCGGTCTCACGGACGATGTCCAAGGCGTTCGGGATGGCCGGCCTGCGGCTGGGCTACCTCGCCGCGGCGCAGGAGCTGGTCGACCACCTGCGGGTCGTCCGCCTGCCGTACCACCTCTCCGCGCTCACCCAGGCCGCCGCGCTGGCGGCGCTGCGCCACCGCGAGGAGCTCATGGGGCAGGTCGCCTCCCTGCGCGCCGAGCGCGACGCCCTCGTCGTGTGGCTGCGGGGCCGTGGGCTCGAGGTCGCCGACTCCGACGCGAACTTCGTCCTGTTCGGGCGCTTCGACGACCGCAGCGCCGTGTGGCAGGGTCTGCTGGAGCGGGGCGTCCTCATCCGTGAGGTCGGACCCGACGGTTGGCTCCGGGTGTCGGTCGGCACCCCGGAGGAGACGGCCGCCTTCCGGGCGGCCCTGGTGGAGGTGCTGGGCCGATGA
- the hisB gene encoding imidazoleglycerol-phosphate dehydratase HisB — protein sequence MSELTGRTARIERKTSESDVLVELDLDGSGRTDISTSVPFYDHMLTALGKHSLIDLTVRATGDTDIDVHHTVEDVAICLGQALRQALGDKRGISRFGDALVPLDEALAQAVVDVSGRPYLVHEGEPAGQEYHLIGGHFTGSLTRHVLESIAHHAGICLHVRVLAGRDPHHIVEAQFKALARALRAAVEPDPRVEGVPSTKGAL from the coding sequence ATGAGCGAGCTGACGGGCCGGACGGCGCGGATCGAGCGGAAGACCTCGGAGTCCGACGTCCTCGTCGAGCTCGACCTCGACGGGAGCGGCCGGACGGACATCTCCACCTCCGTGCCGTTCTACGACCACATGCTCACCGCCCTGGGCAAGCACTCCCTCATCGACCTCACCGTGCGGGCCACCGGCGACACCGACATCGACGTCCACCACACCGTCGAGGACGTCGCGATCTGCCTCGGCCAGGCGCTGCGGCAGGCGCTGGGCGACAAGCGCGGCATCTCCCGCTTCGGCGACGCGCTCGTCCCGCTGGACGAGGCCCTCGCCCAGGCCGTCGTCGACGTCTCCGGGCGCCCCTACCTCGTGCACGAGGGTGAGCCCGCCGGCCAGGAGTACCACCTCATCGGCGGGCACTTCACGGGCTCGCTCACCCGGCACGTGCTCGAGTCGATCGCCCACCACGCCGGGATCTGCCTGCACGTGCGGGTCCTCGCCGGCCGCGACCCCCACCACATCGTCGAGGCCCAGTTCAAGGCCCTCGCCCGGGCCCTGCGCGCGGCCGTCGAGCCCGACCCGCGCGTCGAGGGCGTGCCGTCCACCAAGGGAGCACTGTGA
- the hisH gene encoding imidazole glycerol phosphate synthase subunit HisH gives MSAGRRVVVLDYGSGNVRSAVRALERVGADVELTADPDAAADAHGLVVPGVGAFAAVMDQLRSVDGGRIIERRLAGGRPVLGICVGMQVMFTAGEEHGVTTPGLDQWPGTVDRLHAPVVPHMGWSTVEAPEGSVLFEGVGDERFYFVHSYAAQSDPAAALDGGEDSPFPPPLVTWSEHGGRFVAAVENGALSATQFHPEKSGDAGAQLLRNWVTSL, from the coding sequence GTGAGCGCCGGCCGGCGGGTCGTCGTCCTGGACTACGGCTCGGGCAACGTCCGCTCCGCGGTGCGCGCCCTCGAGCGCGTCGGCGCCGACGTCGAGCTCACCGCGGACCCCGACGCCGCGGCCGACGCGCACGGCCTCGTCGTACCCGGCGTGGGCGCCTTCGCCGCGGTGATGGACCAGCTGCGCTCGGTCGACGGCGGCCGCATCATCGAGCGCCGCCTGGCCGGCGGCCGCCCCGTGCTGGGCATCTGCGTGGGGATGCAGGTGATGTTCACCGCCGGGGAGGAGCACGGGGTCACCACCCCCGGCCTCGACCAGTGGCCCGGCACCGTGGACCGGCTCCACGCCCCCGTCGTCCCCCACATGGGCTGGTCGACCGTCGAGGCCCCCGAGGGCAGCGTCCTGTTCGAGGGAGTCGGCGACGAGCGGTTCTACTTCGTCCACTCCTACGCCGCCCAGTCCGACCCCGCCGCGGCCCTCGACGGCGGGGAGGACAGCCCGTTCCCGCCGCCGCTGGTCACCTGGTCCGAGCACGGTGGGCGGTTCGTCGCCGCGGTCGAGAACGGCGCGCTGTCCGCCACCCAGTTCCACCCCGAGAAGTCCGGCGACGCCGGCGCCCAGCTGCTCCGCAACTGGGTCACCAGCCTGTAG
- the priA gene encoding bifunctional 1-(5-phosphoribosyl)-5-((5-phosphoribosylamino)methylideneamino)imidazole-4-carboxamide isomerase/phosphoribosylanthranilate isomerase PriA → MTSTPRLELLPAVDVVDGQAVRLFQGAAGSETTYGDPGEAAAAFVAEGAEWIHLVDLDAAFGRGSNHELLARIVGELDVKVELSGGIRDDESLARALGSGATRVNLGTAALEDPAWTARVIARHGEQIAVGLDVRGTTLAARGWTREGGDLWEVLERLDADGCARYVLTDVTKDGTLRGPNVELLQEVCERTSAPVVASGGVANLHDIEALRELTGIGVEGAIVGKALYSGAFTLSQALDVAGRP, encoded by the coding sequence ATGACCTCCACCCCCCGCCTCGAGCTGCTGCCGGCCGTCGACGTCGTCGACGGCCAGGCCGTGCGCCTCTTCCAGGGTGCCGCGGGCTCCGAGACCACCTACGGCGACCCGGGCGAGGCGGCGGCCGCCTTCGTCGCCGAAGGGGCCGAGTGGATCCACCTCGTCGACCTCGACGCGGCCTTCGGCCGTGGCTCCAACCACGAGCTCCTCGCCCGGATCGTCGGCGAGCTCGACGTCAAGGTCGAGCTCTCCGGCGGCATCCGCGACGACGAGTCCCTCGCGCGGGCGCTCGGGTCGGGCGCCACCCGGGTCAACCTCGGCACCGCCGCCCTGGAGGACCCCGCGTGGACCGCCAGGGTCATCGCCCGGCACGGCGAGCAGATCGCCGTCGGGCTCGACGTGCGCGGCACCACGCTCGCCGCACGAGGGTGGACCCGCGAGGGCGGCGACCTGTGGGAGGTCCTCGAGCGCCTCGACGCCGACGGCTGCGCCCGCTACGTCCTCACCGACGTCACCAAGGACGGCACCCTGCGCGGTCCCAACGTCGAGCTGCTCCAGGAGGTGTGCGAGCGCACCTCCGCCCCCGTGGTCGCTTCCGGCGGGGTCGCGAACCTCCACGACATCGAGGCCCTGCGGGAGCTGACCGGCATCGGCGTCGAGGGGGCCATCGTCGGCAAGGCCCTGTACTCCGGCGCCTTCACGCTCAGCCAGGCGCTCGACGTCGCGGGCCGCCCGTGA
- a CDS encoding SseB family protein produces MTGAPTGPGHDEDAPPAVVHPHHPGRPGPGDRAPLRIAEGLTDAALADSAGQAWAGRTLKPNPFAGDDGRVQPGMAAALALTDPGERVVAVVEELRTGRVVVPVVAHEHPGTDGDGHVRPHDADRFRTGDRGGDAMASAAMVSVRTPDGRSALPVFSSVEALLRWDPAARPVPVEAARAALSAVGESDSLLVLDPGAPTTVLVPRPAVWAVAQQRAWVPSWADPELPSLVAAALRGITELVGVRLERGERAELRVVLAVRAGLDAETVRAAVARASEALGAEHALRERVDSLELAPTVVA; encoded by the coding sequence GTGACCGGCGCGCCGACCGGCCCCGGGCACGACGAGGACGCCCCTCCCGCCGTGGTCCACCCCCACCACCCGGGACGGCCGGGCCCTGGAGACCGCGCACCCCTGCGCATCGCCGAGGGGCTCACCGACGCCGCCCTGGCCGACTCCGCCGGCCAGGCGTGGGCGGGACGCACGCTGAAGCCCAACCCCTTCGCCGGCGACGACGGCAGGGTCCAGCCCGGCATGGCCGCGGCCCTGGCGCTGACCGACCCCGGCGAGCGGGTCGTGGCGGTCGTGGAGGAGCTGCGCACCGGCCGCGTCGTCGTCCCCGTCGTCGCGCACGAGCACCCCGGCACCGACGGCGACGGGCACGTCCGCCCCCACGACGCCGACCGGTTCCGCACCGGTGACCGCGGCGGGGACGCCATGGCCTCGGCGGCGATGGTCTCGGTCCGGACCCCCGACGGACGCTCCGCCCTGCCGGTCTTCTCCTCCGTCGAGGCGCTCCTGCGCTGGGACCCGGCCGCCCGGCCCGTCCCGGTCGAGGCCGCCCGGGCGGCCCTGTCGGCGGTGGGGGAGTCGGACTCCCTGCTCGTCCTCGACCCCGGTGCGCCGACCACCGTCCTCGTGCCCCGGCCGGCGGTGTGGGCCGTCGCCCAGCAGCGCGCCTGGGTACCCTCCTGGGCGGACCCCGAGCTGCCCTCGCTCGTCGCGGCGGCCCTGCGGGGGATCACCGAGCTCGTCGGCGTGCGGCTCGAACGCGGTGAGCGCGCCGAGCTGAGGGTCGTCCTGGCCGTGCGGGCCGGTCTCGACGCCGAGACGGTCCGCGCTGCCGTGGCCCGGGCGAGCGAGGCGCTCGGCGCCGAGCACGCGCTGCGCGAGCGGGTGGACTCCCTCGAGCTCGCCCCGACCGTGGTGGCCTGA
- a CDS encoding ATP-dependent DNA ligase produces MLLADLVAASQAVAATRSRLAKRHALAGALRQAGPEAALVAGYLSGTVRQRRTGLGWRSLETLPAPADVPTLTVVEVDAALETLAALSGSGSQARRAAAVAELFGRATAAEQRFLRLLVLGELRQGALDSLMLDAVAEASSVSLAAVRRAAMFSGETGPVAVAALTGGEAALAAFTLAVGTPVRPMLASAAPDLAGALERLAGEVAVDAKLDGIRIQVHRRRREVAVFTRSLDDITARLPEVVEAARGLGGGDLVLDGEAIALRADGRPRPFQETAARTMSSADVATLRGQVPVTTVFFDVLHVAGQDLLDAPARTRLAALEEVVPGDLVVPRLRTDDPGAAADFYARTLAGGHEGVVVKSLDAPYEAGRRGAAWVKVKPRHTLDLVVLAVEWGSGRRSGTLSNIHLGAADGAGGFVMLGKTFKGMTDEMLAWQTERFLALETHREGHVVHVRPEQVVEIAFDGVQRSPRYPGGVALRFARVLRYRDDKTAAEADTLEAVRVLAGL; encoded by the coding sequence ATGCTCCTCGCCGACCTCGTCGCGGCCTCCCAGGCCGTGGCCGCCACGCGCTCCCGCCTGGCCAAGCGCCACGCCCTCGCCGGTGCGCTGCGCCAGGCCGGCCCCGAGGCGGCGCTCGTCGCAGGCTACCTCTCCGGGACGGTGCGCCAGCGCCGCACGGGCCTGGGGTGGCGCTCGCTCGAGACGCTGCCGGCACCGGCGGACGTCCCCACCCTGACGGTCGTGGAGGTCGACGCCGCCCTGGAGACCCTCGCGGCGCTGTCCGGCAGCGGCTCCCAGGCGCGGCGGGCCGCTGCCGTCGCCGAGCTCTTCGGCCGGGCCACCGCCGCCGAGCAGCGGTTCCTGCGGCTGCTCGTCCTGGGCGAGCTGCGCCAGGGGGCGCTGGACTCGCTCATGCTCGACGCCGTCGCCGAGGCGTCCTCTGTCTCGCTCGCGGCGGTGCGCCGGGCGGCGATGTTCTCCGGCGAGACGGGCCCGGTCGCCGTCGCCGCCCTCACCGGCGGGGAGGCCGCGCTGGCGGCGTTCACCCTCGCGGTGGGCACGCCGGTGCGTCCCATGCTCGCCTCCGCCGCACCCGACCTGGCCGGGGCGCTCGAGCGGCTCGCCGGCGAGGTCGCGGTCGACGCCAAGCTCGACGGCATCCGCATCCAGGTGCACCGGCGCAGGCGGGAGGTCGCGGTGTTCACCCGGTCCCTGGACGACATCACCGCACGGCTGCCCGAGGTGGTCGAGGCGGCCCGGGGCCTGGGCGGCGGCGACCTCGTCCTCGACGGCGAGGCGATCGCCCTGCGCGCCGACGGTCGGCCGCGGCCCTTCCAGGAGACCGCGGCGCGGACGATGAGCAGCGCCGACGTCGCGACCCTGCGCGGGCAGGTGCCCGTCACGACCGTCTTCTTCGACGTCCTGCACGTGGCCGGCCAGGACCTCCTCGACGCACCGGCCCGGACCCGGCTCGCCGCGCTCGAGGAGGTGGTGCCCGGGGACCTGGTCGTGCCCCGGCTGCGCACGGACGACCCGGGCGCCGCCGCGGACTTCTACGCCCGGACGCTCGCGGGCGGGCACGAGGGCGTCGTCGTCAAGAGCCTCGACGCCCCCTACGAGGCCGGGCGCCGCGGCGCCGCCTGGGTCAAGGTCAAGCCCCGGCACACTCTCGACCTCGTCGTGCTCGCCGTCGAGTGGGGCTCGGGTCGCCGGAGCGGCACGTTGTCGAACATCCACCTCGGTGCCGCGGACGGTGCGGGCGGGTTCGTCATGCTCGGGAAGACGTTCAAGGGCATGACGGACGAGATGCTCGCCTGGCAGACCGAACGGTTCCTCGCTCTCGAGACCCACCGCGAGGGCCACGTGGTCCACGTACGGCCCGAGCAGGTCGTCGAGATCGCCTTCGACGGCGTCCAGCGCTCTCCCCGCTACCCCGGCGGGGTCGCGCTGCGGTTCGCACGGGTGCTGCGCTACCGCGACGACAAGACGGCGGCAGAGGCCGACACCCTCGAGGCGGTGCGGGTGCTCGCGGGGCTCTGA